One genomic region from Nocardioides plantarum encodes:
- a CDS encoding energy-coupling factor transporter transmembrane component T has protein sequence MSVLPGHLPGHLPRDLHPVAWWLWAIGLATAASLTTNPLLLLMIVGVVAVVVTARRTDHPWARSFRFYVWLGVAAIVLRVLWRVVLGGGYPGEVVLDLPEVPLPDFVLGVTLLGPVTREALVSGLYDGLRLATLVICVGAANSLANPKRLLRSLPPALYEIGTALVVAVTVLPQLTLSFQRVRAAQALRAGDTGRVKRLRRLLVPVLEDTFDRSLALAAGMDTRGYGRAGTATAAERRTTGALVLAGLCGVVVGVYALLDQTAPRLLAGPMLVVGTLVAVAGLVNAGRRVQRTRYRPDRWRAAELAVVVVGLVVGGLGWWLNQHEVGIAYPAVTTVPEVSVLALLVGLLGLAAVAVTPPPRVAGTPR, from the coding sequence ATGAGCGTCCTGCCCGGTCACCTGCCCGGTCACCTGCCGCGGGACCTGCACCCCGTCGCCTGGTGGCTGTGGGCGATCGGTCTCGCGACTGCGGCGTCGTTGACGACCAACCCCCTGCTCCTGCTGATGATCGTGGGTGTCGTGGCGGTCGTGGTGACCGCACGGCGCACCGACCACCCGTGGGCGCGCTCGTTCCGCTTCTACGTCTGGCTCGGCGTCGCGGCGATCGTGCTGCGGGTGCTGTGGCGCGTCGTCCTGGGCGGCGGCTACCCGGGCGAGGTGGTGCTCGACCTGCCCGAGGTACCGCTGCCCGACTTCGTGCTGGGCGTCACGCTGCTCGGGCCGGTCACGCGGGAGGCGCTGGTCTCCGGGCTGTACGACGGCCTGCGCCTGGCCACGCTGGTGATCTGCGTCGGCGCCGCCAACTCGCTGGCCAACCCCAAGCGCCTGCTGCGCAGCCTGCCGCCGGCGCTCTACGAGATCGGCACCGCGCTGGTCGTCGCGGTGACCGTGCTGCCCCAGCTCACGCTGAGCTTCCAGCGGGTCCGCGCCGCCCAGGCCCTGCGCGCCGGCGACACCGGCCGGGTCAAGCGGCTGCGGCGCCTCCTGGTGCCCGTGCTCGAGGACACCTTCGACCGCTCGCTGGCCCTGGCCGCCGGCATGGACACCCGCGGCTACGGCCGCGCGGGCACGGCGACCGCCGCCGAGCGGCGTACGACGGGGGCCCTCGTGCTCGCCGGGCTCTGCGGCGTCGTGGTCGGCGTCTACGCCCTGCTCGACCAGACCGCCCCCCGGCTGCTGGCCGGGCCGATGCTCGTGGTCGGCACGCTCGTCGCGGTCGCCGGGCTGGTCAACGCCGGACGCCGGGTGCAGCGCACCCGCTACCGCCCCGACCGGTGGCGCGCCGCCGAGCTGGCCGTGGTCGTCGTCGGCCTCGTCGTCGGCGGGCTGGGCTGGTGGCTCAACCAGCACGAGGTGGGGATCGCCTACCCGGCGGTCACCACGGTCCCGGAGGTCAGCGTCCTGGCGCTCCTCGTCGGGCTGCTCGGCCTGGCCGCCGTCGCCGTCACCCCACCTCCGCGCGTCGCCGGGACGCCCCGATGA